ATCGTTCCGCTATACACCAGCGCGGCAGAGGCGGGCGAACCGGACAGTCCAATCGCCGTTGTCATGACCGGTAGCATAGACTTGGAAAAAATTTGTATTTGTTCTGTGGTCTCTCTGCACAAGCTGGTCAGTCCGGCAAGCGTCTGATAGACAGCCGCCGTCATGCCGAGCGCTCCCGCCAGCTGCAAAATCAGCGGAGAAATGCGAGATGTCTTAGAAAAAGCTTCCGCACAGCTGCACAACAGCATCACGGCCGCGGCGCCGGTCAGCGCCGCAACGGCCTCGGCAATTGCACCGCGCTGCTGCTGTTTTGTCTGCCGTAAAATCCGCGAAATACTTTGTGTCAAATCTTCCCCGTCGGAAATTGCGTCTAATACCATCCGGCTCTCGCCATCCAATGTCCGTCGCATATCCGCCTGTCCCTGTGTCTGCCGGTCAGAGAACATCTGCGCCGCATATGCGTGCGGCTGTATCAGGTACTGCACGAAACACAGCCCCAGCAGCATGACAATGACAAAGCGTTTCATACGTCTGCTCCTTGTGTTCGTTACAAAAGCATGGTTTCCAGCAGCGTGAACACCTCCCGCATGAGCGGAATGCACACCGCGATGGCGGCAATCACGCCTGCCAATTCCAATTTGCTGCCCAACGCGCTCTCTCCTGCATCTCTGCACACCTGCGCGGTGATGTGTACGAGAACCGCAATGCCAACTGCCTTGATGACGGGCACATATAGATTGCGGGAAACGCCCACCGCCGTCAAAAATCCGGACAACGCATCGAAAATCTGCCTGACAGGGTCAAGTACGGCGTAAATCAGCAGCAGTCCGCACGCAAGCGACGTGAAAATGGCAAAGACCGGTGAGAGCGGCTTGAGAAATGCGGCAAACAGTGCGCCGCAGACAGCCAATACCGCCAGCTTAAAAATCAAATACATGTTGAATCAACGCAAACAGCTCACTGATTTTCTGTACAATCAGCATCATGACCACAATCAGTCCTGCCAGTGTGGTCATCATCGCCTGTTCTTCTCTCCCTGAGCGGACAAGCAGCTGATTGAGTACCGCAACCAGAATACCGACTGCGGCAATTTTAAAAATCAAATCCACTTCCATAGGCGCATCATTGTCAGATTAAAACCAGTACCAGCAGAATTCCCGCCGCCACGCAGCAGGTGCGGTACACATTTCCTTTGCTTTTCATCTCCATCGAGGCAATATCCAACTGTTTGGTCAGACGCGCTTTCGCATAGGCAATGCTGTTCAGCTGTGCCTGTACGTCATATTTTCCAATGAATTCCGCCAAATCACACAAAATCACAACATCATCTTGCGTGAGCCCGACGGATGCACCGTATTCGCGCATACTTTTCATCCATTTGAACGTCATCGACAAATTGTCATCTTGCCGCATGAGCTGCTGCATGGGCTGGAACAGCCCGCAAATGCTGCTGCGCGTGTCTGCCGCAAGCTTGGCGACAATATCCGGAATGCTCGTCAGATGAAACGACAGCTCTGCCGAAATCATATCCAGCGCAGACAGCATATCACCCAGTGCAATGACGCGCCGCCGAAACTGCTGCCGCTGGGTCATTCCAATGCCGGTAAACGAACCAATTACCAGCAGCGCACCCAAAATCTTTAACATTCCGCTTCTTCCTTTCTCATTCTTATTTAAATCAGGCGCGTCACCTGATGCCCCTGTTCAATACAAAAGATGCGGGCAAAGATTTTTCGTTCCTGCAAGCGCTGATAGAGCGGCCGCAGTTGGAAATCCTCCAAATCCCACGCATGAGCAGACGCGAACACCGCCGTGCCGCAGTGTGCGGCGCATTCTGCGGCATAAATGTCCGCCTCTGAGGTAATTTCATCCAGCAGCAACAGCTGCGGAGACATGGTCTTGACCAGCATCATCGCCGCCTGTGCTTTCGGACAGCCGTCTATCACATCGGTATGCCTGCCAATGTCAAACTGCGGAACGCCGTGATACAGCGCCGCCAGCTCCGCCCGCTCATCCGCCACAGCCGTGCGAACGCCTGCATCGGCGAGCTGACGGGCAATATCGCGCAGCAGCGTCGTTTTCCCCCAGCCCGGCGGGGACAAAAACAGCGTGTTGTACAGGTGCGTGCCATCGCGGATTTGCCGCAGCAGCTCCGGCGAAGCAGCGCCCTTGATCTGGCGGGCGATACGGATATTGAGCGAGGAGATGCTGCGAAAGGAGAGCATAGCTCCGTCTTGTACAGCGGTCTGTCCGCACACGCCAACGCGATGACCGCCGCGCATCGTCAGAAATCCCTGTCGCAGGCTGCCCGCGCACGTGTGCAAAGAATACTCCGCCGCCCGCTCCAGCGTATCTTTGATTTCCGCGCTGTGAAAAACCGATTCTCCGACACGCTGTTCGCTTTCGCCAACG
The sequence above is a segment of the Butyricicoccus intestinisimiae genome. Coding sequences within it:
- a CDS encoding stage III sporulation AC/AD family protein, whose translation is MYLIFKLAVLAVCGALFAAFLKPLSPVFAIFTSLACGLLLIYAVLDPVRQIFDALSGFLTAVGVSRNLYVPVIKAVGIAVLVHITAQVCRDAGESALGSKLELAGVIAAIAVCIPLMREVFTLLETMLL
- the spoIIIAC gene encoding stage III sporulation protein AC encodes the protein MEVDLIFKIAAVGILVAVLNQLLVRSGREEQAMMTTLAGLIVVMMLIVQKISELFALIQHVFDF
- a CDS encoding stage III sporulation protein AB yields the protein MLKILGALLVIGSFTGIGMTQRQQFRRRVIALGDMLSALDMISAELSFHLTSIPDIVAKLAADTRSSICGLFQPMQQLMRQDDNLSMTFKWMKSMREYGASVGLTQDDVVILCDLAEFIGKYDVQAQLNSIAYAKARLTKQLDIASMEMKSKGNVYRTCCVAAGILLVLVLI
- a CDS encoding stage III sporulation protein AB — translated: MEQQLKQACACLLPERRQALARLPIDTQARCEELRLRVEQPMQIVVGESEQRVGESVFHSAEIKDTLERAAEYSLHTCAGSLRQGFLTMRGGHRVGVCGQTAVQDGAMLSFRSISSLNIRIARQIKGAASPELLRQIRDGTHLYNTLFLSPPGWGKTTLLRDIARQLADAGVRTAVADERAELAALYHGVPQFDIGRHTDVIDGCPKAQAAMMLVKTMSPQLLLLDEITSEADIYAAECAAHCGTAVFASAHAWDLEDFQLRPLYQRLQERKIFARIFCIEQGHQVTRLI